From the genome of Solanum dulcamara chromosome 12, daSolDulc1.2, whole genome shotgun sequence:
AACTTATTACGGGTCAGATGGAGAATTTCGGATGGGACATGtattacaacaataacatattagTATAATTTCATAagtaaaatttgagaaaaataaaatatatacataccTTATCACtaactttattttttgtttaactTTTAACTCTAGTAAATTAGtactataattttattttagtataAACGTGGTAGATTTTTACCTTCTTCAAATACAGTTATTATCTGCGAGTCCTTTTTAAGGATATTCCACTAAGCAATTTTCAATCCACAGACTCAAATCGCCTCAGAGTTTTGGAATTTTACTTTCAACAGtactactctctctctctctttctcgaTAATGACTCAAGTTGATTTGGAATCACTAGTTCCTACCAATTCCGGTGGAAGTAATGACCGGAAAATTGTATGTGAAACTCTGGCGAAAGCCGCCGGCGTCAAAAATGATATTCCGGACGACGAAAAGGAACTTCCGCCGGATTTCCCGCCGGAATCATTCTGCCTTTCAAAAGATGCCGAACTCGATTGGTTTGATAGAAATGCCTTTCTAGAGCGTAAGGAATCTGCGAAAGGTAACAGTTCACACGGAACGAATGTGACTCCAAATTTGCATCCGAGTTTGAATTCGAGCTCACAACGACTTCCATTGACATTGAAAACTAAAACTACTTTTTTCGGATTACCGAAGAGTAGCTCCGTTGATTCGAAGCGGAAAACATGTAAACCAGTGAATATACGTTTTTTCCCGACGAAACGGTCTGAATCGGCATTGAAAGCGGTTTCCGCTCCTGAACCGGTGTCACCGAAGGTATCGTGTATGGGAAGAGTGAGATCGAAGAAAGGTCGCCGGAAATCATGTGAAGCAGCACAAAAATGTGAAATATCACTCGAGAGATCAAAAAGCAGCAGAGCACCTAAACGTAAAATCGGATTTTATGCACGAGTACTTTCAATGTTCGGGTTCGGTCGGCGTCACATTAAACCGGTGAAGGCTAGTATTGAGAGAACGCATGATTCCATACCAGAAGAGCTAGAGCCAGTTCCGCCGAGAAATAGCAACGCTTTGGTAGTCGAAAAGGTTCGTAAAGTTCCGGTGAGTGTTGAACCGGTTTCGGTTTCCGATTCAAGCGGTTTAGGAGGGATGATGCGGTTCACATCAGGCCGGAGATCGGAATCCTGGGCCGCCGATGAGATCGATGCAGTGCTTTCAGAGTTGGGTACAGATCGGAAAGTGGGTCCCAATGGAAGAAATTGAATTCCAGTCAAGGAGCGCGCGTAAGGTCATTAATCGGACGTGGCAGTAAAATTTACtacatttttactttttttttttaatcttgttCTCAACTAACAATTTCTTAGTTGAGGTTAAAATCGCATGAAaacttttattttcaatttttgttgGTTCAACTAGTTATGCCAGAATTATAATGtaaattctttttttgaatAAAGTGGATAGTATGATGAATGTtatgtaaaaattaattactactTATAAAACATTGTATATTTTACTGTGcataaaaaaagtataaaatcAAGTAACTCAACATTTAATATTTAACATGTTCAAAATACTGACATACTAcacattttatatatttaatagaaTCTATAGTTTATAAGATTAATAACTTCATTATTCTCGTGCATCAATTTGCGCGCTGCAGTTGCTACttgtttttaattaattatgagTTAGTACTATGaattttcacttaattaatatGGAGATACATAGAAAACATCCAAATTCTATAGTAACAAAGCGATAGGAAAAGCTACGTTCACTTTTATCTGTTACGTTTAAATTTTCGAGAGTCAAATTgcttttgatattattttctctgttcattattatttattatatttcaatttttaagagtcaaaattattttcaatagtaatttttttgtttatttttatttgtcatgttttgatttttgagagtcaaattacataaaatttaattaatattttaaaatttattttttcatcatattaatatatataaaaaagaatacaacttatatttttcatattatttcaaataactaaatttaaaatattatattaattaaattaaattaattaaattaaaaaattggtCAAACTATCTCTCATAAAGCAACTAAGGGAGTTCAACAACTCAAAATCTCAATTTGTAAGTTTCTTTGGAATTAGGACAACTTTGAAAAATGTGACATGTTAAAatactgttgttgttgttacatGTATATCCAAGTGATTTTAACTTCAACTATATAATTTTGACAATGTAAAAAGTTCAACACTAATAAGTCATATTAATAAGCTAACGACCGGAAAAAAGGTACAATTAATATTTTACAACAAATTAAGCTACACTTATACAGTATTAtgataccaacaacaacaataatatattcaatttaatcttataaaataaaatcaaaaaaataaaaataaaatataacatatctTATTTCTATCTTAGTGAATTTAGGATATGTGAAACATGGGTGCATGCCactaaaaaaagaaatgaaaaatgaatCAAGTGAGAATTGATCTATAGTCTTCTAGATAAATAACTTAATATTTAATCaagattaataataatattatattaatttttaaaaaaataataataaaatgataaaataataataataataaataataataataaataatatatatatatatatatatatgattttacaAAGAAACCACGATTCACTTACAAATACAACATACCCCATATTTTTAGTTCACTAATTTagagataaaaatattattttcgacaaatataagttaaatttgaaaaacatgCACATAGGGAGAAGAGGAAATAATGGGAGCctaaaaaaaaaaggtacaCTCTGTTGAAGACACAACCGAGCGTCATCACATGAATCTGCTTCACAGACGCTGCTTCCACGTTGATCTGatattttacaaataaataattaaactcAATTATATATGGACAAAATGGATAtagaattaaattttttatcaatTATTCAAAACGAtttcaaattaatatataataataattaaacctTGAAATTATGGGCAAGTTTTCATTGTCATTTTGGAGGAAATTATTTAAACAGCACCACTTAATGAAGGGTCCAACACGTTATCTCCCTTtcttttcaaattattattattattattattattattattattattattattattattaaaactataactacattcactaatttcacaatccaatatacaaatgaactatAACAAAAAAGTTTAAGTTTGatcaaaaatttatttatgattCTGTCTGATTTTCTTTCCAAAACTAATGTCATGATCCTAACTTGTTCGTCAAAATAAGTTTATAGTTAAAGTAACTAGAAAGCATCAAGTACTGAAATTGATTACAAAGTATTGAAATTAATAATAAACAATTAGTATACTTGGTGAAAAGATGTTACATaaacatattttatattaaaatgacagatatttattaaaaattgtaCATAAAATTAACACACATAAAAAGAATGAATAACGGAAATAgataaagagataattaaaaGTGATGttttttgttaaaaattatttcatagaTCACAAAAGatataaagggcagcccggtgcactaaagctcccgctatgcacaGAGTttggggaagggcccgaccaccaGGGTTTATtatacgcagtcttaccttgcatttctgctagaggctgttttcaaggcttgaacccgtgatcTCCTGGTCACATAGCAGCAACTTTATCAGTTACTCCAAGACTCCCCTTCATAGATCACAGAAGATATAAAGAGATGAAATAGTAAAAGATCCTATCAATTAAAAGAGCTTATAAGTTGTAAAATAGTAAGTTAAGATAACtaatttatgacttttgacTGATCTTAGCTTATAATACTTAGTCACTTTTGAGATTACTAAATAAATATGTAGTCTATAAGCACTTATAAGTAGggttgtacagggcaaatcgataaaccgcaccaaaccgataaaccaaaccaaaccggaaaaaaaacccgactagtgatttggtttgacttggtttggtgtttggaaaaaaaacccgatcattatagggttggtttgattttaactaaaaaaaagtcaaaccgaactcaaaccgacccgattatagatatattactcttaaattatgttatacataaaatatttattaaaatgtaatttataaatattttttaaatttttttcataattgttttttctttcttacatttagttttggacttgagaaactcatctaaataatatacaaaaaaagcccatcttataaagttatattataaagttaaaacttcaaatagtGTTCTGCCttcatcttatatgttgatattttgtactaaaaTTCTTTTCAAGAAGCACcgctctttattttttattagatactatgaaaacccgagaaatccgaaaaaacccgaatAACCCGAAAACCCGAATATcccgagaaaaattaatatcgaaaaacccgactttattggtttggtttggtttatagatttaataacccgacacaaatgatttggtttggtttataaaaaatccgaaccaacccggttcatgtacacccctacttaTAAGTATATTTGCACTTATCAATAGGGGTTGTGATGGAGTAGTAAGTACCCCTTCATccaaaaattttgaattcaaatcCCCTGAGTATGGAGTTGAGTGGTCTTTGTTAGAAAATGCTTTGTTATAATTCAGGTTTTGATGTATCAACAAACAATGGGACCTGATTCGCGGACCTGATCATATGAACGATGTGTGTCATAGATCAAATGGGAATCAACTGTAAAAGCTGTCACTACCTACTGTGGTTGGTGGGCAGCAGCTGAAGGACATCAGGCGTCCAACCAATCAAAGAAGAGTAGATTATTTCGTCCATATGTTAAATACTATCCTTAGGACATGAAACAACTCAGCTCTTCATATCATATTTTCTAGGAAAAAGGTATGTGTACTCAAATGATAGAACAACTTCCTCAAGGCAGCAAGAGACCTGGTCGAGCTACTTTTGAAGAATAGATTTTAGGTTGTTGCTTTGCTATAATGTTGAGTCCAGTATACTAAATATTGTAAGATCAGTTCCTACATTATAAAGGAATATTGATCATCTTTCTTTGTATTTGTTTCACATCAagttcatggctagagttagcTTTGAAGTGGTTTCTAAAGTCTATGTCAACTAGAGTTAGTTGGGATAGTGGGCAATAGAGATATTACTTAGGCTTAAGGCTTGTAATAGAGTTATTGCAAGTGGGAAGGGTTGAGAGCTAAAGTTCTAGGGTTACATGAGTTTGTAAACTGAATCTTTGCTCTTTttgattagagaaagattggTTGTGAAATCATGTTGGACAGGTTGTGAGTTTTTCTTCCTTGAGCAATGAGTCTTTCCACGTAAAATCTTGTCTTGTTCCTTGTATGCATTAGCTATTCATTTATTATTGTTCTATTTAGGGACTTGATCCCTAAATGATAGTGGACGCATACATTCTAACACACTTTATCGATCTCCAATATGAATCTCGGACATCAGGCAGAAACCTAAAAAAAAGTCCATTTGCACGTAGCACATACATCCTTACGGAGGAAAATTATCCTAATTTAGtcaattatatattttctttgttttgtgtTTAATTTCTTGAGCTATAATATCCTTGCTGTTGATCTAGGACTTGGTCAGTGGTCACGATGATTgacttttattattttgaagaattgaaaTAATTAAGAACATTAATGAGACTTAACTAGAAGTTGTTCATATTTTCAAACCACATATTTTCCAGTAATTATATTGACAATATAAAAACTATATTCCTGTTCATTGATTGGGACGAGACATTGCATACGGTAtacaataaaatatatgaaaattaatattatcggaatcaagaaatatatattattattttgtagagGTATTatctaataaataaattaatatttattaatttaaagatTGTTTTTGAGATTCAATAAAGCCTCAAGAAATTTAAATGAACCCACTAATGAAAACGACATTCATGAACTTGAGGTCATGATTAATAATTTCAGTTACAGTAATAAAATGTATGTCAATAACCTGTTGGATTATGCGAGTGAAAATGATACATGTTCAAAGGTTCAAGATACCATCAGAGAAAACAATGTTAACGATGAAGTTGAAGATGATACAATACTATTGAAATCAGTTACGTGTAAGGAATCACTTACCGCGTCTAGAACTCTTCACAATTTTCTGGTGCAGTTCGAAAAGACGGCACCGAAACTTTTGAATGCAATAAGAAAAGTTAGAAATGAGCTTCAactagatttaaattttaataaaaaataaaaaaatactagaatcatatttcactaaatcgtcttaaatatttttgtaattttaaaagattattaatttataatattaattgaatcatatatttatatagggGTCTCTCAAAAATATATTACCTTATTATCTTAtcgaaatcaataaaaaaaaattcctaatCTAAATTgaaattagagaaaaatattaccttaaaatatttattaatcaaTCGAGTATTAATTTGAAGAGGTTCTCCGTATCTTGTTTTTTCTCCACACGTAAATTCACTGGTGGCAGCCTGGCAGGAACCATGTTTTGTAACAATTTGTTTTTGGATGATTGTTAAAAGCTATATTGTATtgtaggggtgtacatgaattgggttggttcggattttttacaaattaaatcaaattatttgtgtcgagttattaaatctataaaccaaaccaaatcaataaaagtcgggttttttgatatcaatttttctcgaattttttcgggtttttttgggtttctagGATTTTTC
Proteins encoded in this window:
- the LOC129876339 gene encoding uncharacterized protein LOC129876339, which gives rise to MTQVDLESLVPTNSGGSNDRKIVCETLAKAAGVKNDIPDDEKELPPDFPPESFCLSKDAELDWFDRNAFLERKESAKGNSSHGTNVTPNLHPSLNSSSQRLPLTLKTKTTFFGLPKSSSVDSKRKTCKPVNIRFFPTKRSESALKAVSAPEPVSPKVSCMGRVRSKKGRRKSCEAAQKCEISLERSKSSRAPKRKIGFYARVLSMFGFGRRHIKPVKASIERTHDSIPEELEPVPPRNSNALVVEKVRKVPVSVEPVSVSDSSGLGGMMRFTSGRRSESWAADEIDAVLSELGTDRKVGPNGRN